From the Streptomyces syringium genome, one window contains:
- the lysA gene encoding diaminopimelate decarboxylase: MSLPLAPISLPPLPEEPTPAPVWPASTQTLPSGDLAVGGVVLAELADRFGTPSYVIDEDEVRTRARAWRTALPHADVAYAGKAFLTRAMIRWVREEGLCLDVCSAGELELAAHTGFPAERIVLHGNAKSPDDLRTALRLGVGRVVLDSTGEIARLAALIPPGTRQKVLVRVVPGVAAGAHSAVRTGVEGQKFGLPVAGGEAEDAVARILGQPRLELTGLHCHLGSQIAELGPYVTAVRRIVPLLARIRDRHGVTFPELDLGGGFAIAYRDGDPALDPRAYADRVGGELALQCARFDLPVPRLTVEPGRWIAGPAGVALYRVLAVKSTGDTTFVAVDGGMSDNPRPALYGVRYTVRLVGRASPAPARAMTVVGRHCEAGDVLAEAVPLPGDVRPGDILAVPASGAYHLSMASAYNLVGRPPVAAVSGGLARLLVRRETLEDLRSRDVGE, from the coding sequence GTGTCCCTTCCGCTCGCCCCGATATCCCTGCCGCCGCTCCCCGAGGAGCCGACGCCCGCGCCCGTGTGGCCCGCGTCGACGCAGACCCTGCCGTCGGGCGACCTCGCCGTCGGCGGGGTGGTCCTCGCCGAACTCGCCGACCGCTTCGGCACCCCCTCCTACGTCATCGACGAGGACGAGGTGCGCACCCGGGCCCGCGCCTGGCGCACCGCGCTCCCGCACGCCGACGTCGCCTACGCCGGCAAGGCGTTCCTCACCCGTGCCATGATCCGCTGGGTCCGGGAGGAAGGCCTGTGCCTGGACGTCTGCTCCGCCGGTGAGCTGGAGCTGGCCGCGCACACCGGTTTCCCCGCCGAGCGCATCGTGCTGCACGGCAACGCCAAGAGCCCCGACGACCTGCGGACCGCGCTGCGCCTGGGCGTGGGCCGCGTCGTCCTCGACAGCACGGGCGAGATCGCGCGGCTCGCCGCCCTGATCCCGCCGGGCACCCGGCAGAAGGTGCTGGTGCGGGTCGTCCCCGGGGTGGCTGCCGGGGCGCACTCGGCCGTACGGACCGGGGTGGAGGGGCAGAAGTTCGGGCTGCCGGTCGCGGGCGGTGAGGCGGAGGACGCGGTGGCGCGGATCCTCGGCCAGCCCCGGCTCGAACTCACGGGACTGCACTGCCACCTCGGCTCGCAGATCGCCGAACTCGGCCCGTACGTCACGGCGGTGCGGCGGATCGTCCCGCTGCTCGCCCGGATCCGGGACCGGCACGGGGTGACGTTCCCGGAACTCGACCTCGGCGGCGGCTTCGCCATCGCCTACCGCGACGGCGACCCGGCGCTGGACCCCCGCGCGTACGCCGACCGGGTCGGCGGGGAACTGGCGCTCCAGTGCGCCCGCTTCGACCTTCCGGTACCCCGTCTGACCGTCGAGCCGGGCCGCTGGATCGCGGGGCCCGCGGGCGTGGCGCTCTACCGGGTGCTCGCCGTGAAGTCCACGGGCGACACGACGTTCGTGGCGGTGGACGGCGGCATGAGCGACAACCCGCGCCCCGCGCTGTACGGCGTGCGCTACACGGTCCGGCTCGTGGGCCGCGCCTCGCCCGCACCGGCCCGGGCCATGACCGTGGTGGGACGGCACTGCGAGGCGGGGGACGTCCTCGCCGAGGCGGTACCGCTGCCCGGCGACGTCCGCCCCGGCGACATCCTGGCTGTTCCGGCGTCCGGTGCGTATCACCTGTCCATGGCGTCCGCGTACAACCTCGTCGGCCGGCCGCCCGTCGCGGCGGTCTCCGGCGGGCTGGCGCGGCTGCTCGTACGGCGCGAGACGCTGGAGGACCTGCGCAGCCGCGACGTGGGGGAATGA